CCAGGCGCTCGCCCATGTTGCGCTCATCGAACTCGCGGCCACGTGGGTCCAGCGCGGCCACGCCTTTCTTGATCAGGCGGTCGGCCAGCGGCACGTCGCTGCAGATCACCAGCTCGCCGGGCTCGGCGTTGTCCACCAGGTAGTCGTCGGCCGCGTCCATGCCGCTGGGCACCACGATAAGCCGCACGCAGGCGAAGGCTGGCTTGATCTGTGGCTGGCCGGCCACCATCACCACCTCCAGCTTGCGCTTGAGGGCGAACTTGACGATCAGGTCCTTGGCCGCCTTGGGGCAGGCGTCGGCATCGATCCATACACGCATGGGATTAATCCTGTACTCCGGGCAGTGGCGTCGTGGGAACGGGTTTGCCCCGCGATAGCGCCTGAACAGGTGGACATTATGCCAGCCTCATCGCAGGGCGGGGCGA
This sequence is a window from Pseudomonas maumuensis. Protein-coding genes within it:
- a CDS encoding YaiI/YqxD family protein; the encoded protein is MRVWIDADACPKAAKDLIVKFALKRKLEVVMVAGQPQIKPAFACVRLIVVPSGMDAADDYLVDNAEPGELVICSDVPLADRLIKKGVAALDPRGREFDERNMGERLAVRNLFTELREQGQVGGGQAPYGEREKQAFANALDRILGRLSKR